One region of Nothobranchius furzeri strain GRZ-AD chromosome 16, NfurGRZ-RIMD1, whole genome shotgun sequence genomic DNA includes:
- the LOC139063483 gene encoding uncharacterized protein: MGTAMILKIILADGTSQRLTLSSGPPASIDDLTDEVRKQCGLHGDFKLQFMDALFGNEFLNLTSISEVENKGTLKVIDVSKTATVQHMDEDSTFNLVSESQVFTPSSVGDSSYLSGVSEDTDVMSSSELVGSRSLWPAVFHVPTFSFDSELKLQHANLAYIQNGTTLIPDPKLKSAILESLVQEIVKYKVYANDKEMHEVAQSLIKKHPCLTEKGSSTGCGGWKTSLKYKLSNYRTQLRKLGYPEVTVNSLKNKPVGRQSAAFGVKKAKRAEVNFCPPYPAAETEDTLETMQKSLLLDVKQRNNRKLVKHKMEKTFALRRHEVVRDAPMVESFMAKWPALFDVSEINAEFERITTVPLQSKFLSQLDLHSDTLIKLFQKRGGQLGRRLKTIVAQIPDCDEPDAGRECIIKGLCVYMGEDPENLVQEYVDMDENAIKEVIQDTTIGIYVIKRSTSAEPEDIGIILEGISVLQDLENVALAVAMLFGLMYALNLNYPVDLRYTFEVIQKVFMGLDGSKPSNKTLALKNQLFQ; the protein is encoded by the exons ATGGGAACTGCTATGATCCTAAAGATCATCTTGGCTGATGGTACCTCTCAGAGACTGACACTCTCCAGTGGACCCCCAGCATCTATTGATGATCTAACTGATGAAGTGAGGAAGCAGTGCGGACTTCATGGAGATTTCAAACTTCAGTTTATGGATGCCTTGTTTGGAAATGAATTCCTGAACCTCACTTCAATTTCCGAAGTTGAAAACAAAGGGACTCTTAAAGTCATTGACGTGTCAAAGACTGCTACTGTCCAGCACATGGATGAGGACTCTACTTTTAATCTTGTCTCAGAATCACAAGTATTCACGCCTTCCTCTGTTGGTGACTCCTCATACCTGTCAGGGGTATCTGAGGACACGGATGTGATGTCATCGAGTGAATTGGTTGGCTCACGATCATTGTGGCCTGCTGTGTTTCATGTTCCTACGTTTTCTTTTGATTCAGAGTTGAAACTTCAGCATGCAAATTTGGCTTACATTCAGAATGGGACTACACTTATTCCAGATCCGAAGTTGAAATCGGCAATCCTTGAGAGTTTGGTGCAGGAAATTGTGAAATATAAAGTCTATGCCAACGATAAAGAAATGCACGAGGTTGCCCAGAGTCTCATCAAAAAGCATCCTTGTTTGACAGAGAAAGGGTCCAGCACTGGATGTGGTGGGTGGAAGACCAGTTTAAAATATAAACTGTCTAACTACCGCACACAGCTGAGAAAACTTGGATACCCAGAGGTGACTGTAAACTCTTTAAAAAACAAACCTGTTGGAAGGCAAAGTGCAGCCTTTGGTGTTAAAAAGGCAAAGAGAGCAGAAGTGAATTTTTGTCCACCATACCCAGCAGCAGAAACCGAGGACACACTGGAGACTATGCAGAAATCTCTACTTTTGGATGTAAAGCAGAGAAACAACAGAAAGCTTGTAAAACACAAGATGGAAAAGACCTTTGCATTAAGACGACATGAAGTTGTTCGGGATGCACCAATGGTGGAATCTTTCATGGCGAAATGGCCTGCCCTGTTTGATGTCAGTGAG ATCAATGCTGAATTTGAGAGGATAACCACAGTTCCACTACAGTCAAAGTTCCTGTCTCAGCTGGATCTCCACTCTGACACCCTTATAAAGTTGTTCCAAAAAAGAGGAGGGCAGCTAGGAAGAAGGCTCAAAACGATTGTTGCACAAATACCTGAT TGTGACGAGCCAGACGCTGGACGCGAGTGTATCATCAAAGGACTCTGTGTCTACATGGGGGAAGATCCAGAGAACCTTGTGCAGGAATATGTG GACATGGATGAAAATGCCATCAAAGAGGTCATTCAAGACACCACCATTGGAATATATGTCATAAAACGATCTACTTCTGCGGAACCAGAGGACATTGGGATTATCCTTGAAGGAATCAGCGTGTTGCAGGATTTGGAAAATGTAGCATTAGCAGTTGCTATGCTATTTGGACTCATGTATGCACTAAACCTCAACTACCCGGTTGACCtccgttacacctttgaggtaatCCAGAAGGTTTTCATGGGACTGGATGGCAGTAAACCTTCCAACAAAACACTTGCTCTCAAAAACCAGCTGTTTCAGTGA
- the LOC107388271 gene encoding tumor necrosis factor receptor superfamily member 13B, with protein sequence MEDRCRGGSYLDALIKLCVPCWKVCQEQQVFPKCVSYCDSARCMAKPGHYFDRLVKKCVRCAEVCGKHPAQCSQHCTTPPPVTTKRLLAGVTKQMGNTRTPSEPIPVPFYPLLALCMALLFSSLCLALVVFLRGGKTKTTRTTRVHDHGQKCAVQSEQEFGCPTSRAGRSSEDPTCLSYLACREPSDDSIPIETCACVRCFPDLRVLGQDNDTLKKITLWIYVILLCTSVPHDYNEFNQ encoded by the exons ATGGAAGACAGATGCAGAGGTGGTAGTTACCTTGATGCCTTGATCAAACTGTGTGTACCATGCTGGAAGGTCTGTCAGGAGCAGCAAGTGTTCCCCAAATGTGTCAGCTACTGTG ACTCTGCACGTTGCATGGCTAAGCCTGGCCACTACTTCGACCGGCTGGTGAAGAAATGCGTGAGATGTGCAGAGGTTTGTGGCAAACATCCTGCTCAATGCTCTCAGCACTGCACGA CTCCACCTCCTGTGACCACCAAAAGGCTCCTGGCTGGGGTTACCAAAcagatggggaacaccaggacacCCTCGGAACCGATCCCTGTCCCGTTCTACCCCCTCCTGGCCCTGTGCATGGCGCTGCTGTTCTCCAGCCTCTGTCTGGCCTTGGTTGTGTTTCTGAGAGGAGGAAAAaccaaaaccaccaggaccacacGAGTCCATGACCACGGACAGAAGTGTGCAGTCCAGTCGGAGCAGGAGTTTGGATGTCCCACCAGCCGGGCAGGAAGGAGCTCCGAGG ATCCAACATGTTTGAGCTACCTTGCCTGCCGAGAGCCGTCGGATGACTCCATCCCAATCGAGACCTGTGCGTGTGTGCGCTGTTTCCCTGACTTGAGAGTGCTCGGCCAGGACAACGATACACTGAAAAAAATAACTCTTTGGATTTACGTGATTTTATTGTGTACATCGGTTCCACATGATTACAATGAGTTTAACCAATAG
- the LOC139063482 gene encoding uncharacterized protein encodes MWRCKGCTETVSSRSKLLHHYKLKHPHFGHSSHFPCTYQNCPCTFKTWNALIVHQSKIHCTEVSCKVKAIFSCHLCSCNDLSSERDYFAHIYSHLKRNETVICMFLGCEFKTNIYSTFKTHRNRKHSHHRLADFKQGVVVKSKTENDLEQNDQELAEQSDAVILSRGQCRTENVHEVIEQRFAAALLKLEHLVLVPSSAIDVFLEELHHLICSASIPLSYDTLSNIFHQRNLLVDEVIVAETVDAICSGNPVQRSIQKGGPLSTAYLRKLYYKEKFSVVEPVEYILNVKNKHSFQYVPLLKSLQQLLSRRDIVEQFVESYQKQEETDCGNSDLYRSSKDGSLFNGNCFLAGEKLRIILNFYVDDFETCNPLGTSRKKHKLCAVYWVLANLPQGSNSSLSSIYLSVLCKTNDVKSYGYDKILEPLLQDLKILEEHGVYVPLLGESVKGTLFSVVADNLGAHSVAGFLQSFSVEYYCRFCIGKNKDIQLYSVASGAFPQRTKELHQVHVQQAQETGTGCFGVKRECIFTKNLTHFHVIFGYPPDLAHDVFEGIIPVELAHCLSVLISKKFFTLAHLNSAILKFPYKFGDKANKPHVVSQSFSSTKTVGGNAHENWSLLRFLSFLVGSLVPENEPAWLVLMDLKDITELVVAPVHSDDSLAFLESKILEHRQRYQALFPDIKLLPKHHYLEHYPQMIKLFGPVVGQWTMRFEAKHSFFKKIVRHTSCYKNIPLSLALRHQMMIAYHLSSPSFSTSELEVSAVSTLPVDLLKDEIAQTIRDRFPDTPEVHLTQSVTVNGITYKKGMVLVHRATGGLPEFCEIDQICILHQSVFYIVRELGGWYREHYRAFELNSVSTRSLILVALSELLDAYPLVDYKIGSVRMVTLKRHIEIKE; translated from the exons AGTAAAATTCACTGCACAGAAGTCTCTTGTAAAGTGAAAGCAATTTTCAGCTGCCACTTGTGTAGTTGCAATGATTTGTCATCAGAAAGGGATTATTTTGCTCACATATATTCCCATCTTAAAAGAAATGAGACTGTCATTTGTATGTTTTTAGGGTGTGAGTTCAAAACAAACATttacagcacatttaaaacacacaGAAATCGCAAACATAGCCATCACAGACTAGCTGATTTTAAACAGGGAGTAGTTGTAAAAAGCAAAACTGAAAATGATTTAGAGCAAAATGATCAGGAGTTAGCAGAACAGTCTGATGCTGTCATTCTTTCACGTGGTCAGTGTCGTACTGAGAATGTGCATGAAGTAATAGAGCAAAGATTTGCTGCTGCTTTGCTGAAGTTGGAGCATTTGGTTCTTGTACCCAGTTCAGCCATTGATGTATTTTTAGAGGAACTCCATCATTTAATTTGTTCTGCATCCATCCCATTATCTTATGACACATTGAGTAACATCTTTCATCAGAGAAACCTCCTTGTTGATGAAGTTATAGTTGCAGAAACAGTTGATGCTATTTGCTCTGGTAATCCTGTGCAAAGATCCATTCAAAAGGGTGGCCCTTTAAGTACAGCTTATCTTCGTAAGCTATATTACAAGGAGAAGTTCAGTGTCGTAGAGCCAGTTGAATACATACTTAATGTTAAAAACAAACACAGTTTCCAATATGTCCCCTTACTGAAGTCTTTACAACAGCTGTTGAGTAGAAGGGATATTGTTGAGCAGTTTGTTGAAAGTTATCAAAAGCAAGAGGAGACAGATTGTGGAAACTCGGATCTGTACCGTTCTTCAAAAGATGGTTCTCTATTTAATGGAAATTGTTTTCTTGCTGGTGAAAAATTGAGGATCATCCTAAATTTTTATGTGGATGACTttgaaacctgcaaccctcttggCACATCAAGGAAGAAACATAAGCTTTGTGCTGTTTATTGGGTGTTGGCTAACTTGCCCCAGGGGTCTAATTCCTCATTATCATCCATCTACTTATCAGTCTTGTGTAAAACCAACGATGTTAAAAGTTATGGTTATGATAAAATCTTGGAACCTCTTCTACAGGATTTGAAAATACTTGAGGAACATGGTGTTTATGTACcgctgttaggagagtcagttaaAGGTACACTATTCAGTGTAGTTGCTGACAACCTGGGAGCACACAGTGTTGCAGGATTTTTGCAGAGTTTTTCTGTGGAGTACTACTGTAGATTTTGCATAGGAAAGAACAAGGACATTCAACTATACTCTGTTGCATCTGGTGCTTTTCCTCAAAGAACCAAGGAGCTTCATCAGGTTCATGTCCAACAAGCCCAAGAAACAGGCACAGGTTGTTTTGGAGTAAAAAGGGAATGCATCTTCACCAAAAATCTAACTCACTTTCATGTCATCTTTGGTTATCCCCCCGATCTTGCTCATGATGTTTTTGAGGGCATAATACCAGTAGAGTTGGCTCATTGCTTATCAGTGCTTATATCCAAAAAGTTTTTCACATTGGCCCATTTGAATAGTGCTATTCTGAAGTTTCCCTACAAATTTGGTGACAAGGCAAATAAACCGCATGTGGTGTCACAAAGTTTCTCCAGCACAAAAACAGTTGGAGGCAATGCACATGAGAACTGGAGCTTACTcaggtttttatcttttttagttGGATCACTTGTGCCTGAAAATGAGCCTGCTTGGCTTGTTCTCATGGATCTGAAGGACATCACAGAGCTTGTAGTCGCTCCTGTACATAGTGATGACTCTTTGGCCTTTTTAGAAAGTAAGATCTTAGAACACAGGCAAAGATACCAAGCGTTGTTCCCAGACATCAAACTGCTCCCAAAACACCATTATTTGGAGCACTATCCTCAGATGATTAAGCTGTTTGGTCCAGTTGTCGGTCAGTGGACAATGCGTTTTGAGGCAAAGCATAGCTTTTTTAAGAAGATTGTCAGACACACAAGCTGCTACAAAAATATTCCTCTCTCGCTGGCCTTGAGGCATCAGATGATGATAGCTTACCATCTAAGCTCTCCAAGTTTTAGCACTTCTGAACTTGAAGTTTCAGCTGTGTCAACTCTACCTGTTGACTTGCTCAAAGACGAGATAGCTCAAACAATCAGAGATAGATTCCCTGACACACCAGAGGTTCACCTTACACAGAGTGTGACAGTAAATGGCATAACTTATAAGAAGGGAATGGTACTGGTTCACAGGGCAACAGGTGGGTTGCCCGAATTTTGTGAAATTGACCAAATCTGCATTTTGCATCAAAGTGTATTCTACATAGTAAGAGAGCTTGGTGGCTGGTACAGAGAACACTATAGAGCCTTTGAACTCAACTCAGTATCCACAAGATCATTGATTCTTGTAGCACTCAGTGAACTCCTTGATGCTTATCCTCTTGTTGACTACAAGATTGGATCTGTTCGGATGGTGACCTTGAAAAGACATATAGAAATAAAAG AGTAA